GAGGATTGTGTCACAAAATAGACTCCGGCGTTCATGGCTCTACCAGCACGCACCAGCTTATTTGAGAGTGTTTCTCCCTGTGCCACATTCAAGAACGCCCATGCTTCGTCAAGGTCTACAATCTTAAAAATGCTTCGGTCACTGTGAATGAAGTCAAGGGCAAAGGTACTGATAACAATTAAGATGGATACTGACAACAGTTCAATCGTGGTGTATTCCTCAAAGGTGGTATCCTTATCCGGCAGAACCAAATCTGCAACCTGTATGATGTTGAGCTGGTTATCCAGACTGATTGCATTTTCCACTGAACCGTCCGAGAACAAAAGCTGTGCAAAATCATAGTCCGTAAAACTTTCGATATGGTCTGCAATGTTACGGGATACGGCGGTATCCTCTTTTCGCAGTTCCTCAATGACCTGCAACAGCCCGTGGTTCTGATTCTGGGATACCGTGCGGACAGCTTTTCTAAGGACAGGGAACTTTTCGCCGTCCCTTGAAGAAATTCCTGTAAGGAATGTAAGAATGTCGATGGCAAGACTTTCAGCGTCCTTGACATCTTTCATAATCACATACGGGTCTAACAGTCCTTGATTGCTGGAATCACTGGTAATGTTTACAATGTTGATTTCCTCTGCAATCTCCGGCAGTGTTGCTTTCCAGTTTCCACGCTCACTTTTCGGGTCTAGGATAACTGCCTGTCCACCGAACAGGACGGAATAATATACCAGCAGGTTATTACAGAATGACTTTCCACCGCCAAGCGAACCCACAAAAGCAGAAGCCAACGCATTTGTGACCGTACCTTTTACCCCTTGACTGGCAAGGGACGGTTGCAGGTAGACATTTCTTCCTGTATCCACGGAATATCCGATATAGATTCCTGTATTTTCGCCCAACATCTGGGTAGCACCGAAGCCAAGTCCGGCTAAAAAATCGGATTTCACATACTGGATATAATCATTGATATAACGCTTGCTGGCAGGAAGAAACTCTCCATGCAGTCCCATCATATCTCCGGCAGGGCGAACCAGTTTCACATTCAAATCATCGTAAAAGTCCTTGACTTCATCACAACGGCGTTTCAGTTCGTCAAGATCGGGTGCAGACACCCGTATGACGTAACTTAACTTATACATACTTTCCTTGCTCTGGTCTAAATCTGTTTCCAGTTCATCGACACTGTCCAAGGCTTCCACCACATTTGAACTTGTTTCGTTTCCGGCTTGATAGGCGTGATTATCCAAGTCCTTTAATTCCTTTTTCTTGTTACGGACAGTGGTTAAGGCTTTCTTATTTCCCACAATCTCAACATTCATGGACGTATCCACAGGGAATGTGAACTGCTGTTGCTGGAAATAAAAGATTTCCGATGATGGGAAGTCCAGCTCTCCGACAATGGCATTGACTGTAAAGTAGGATACATAGCTTTCGCTGTCCTCATGTTCCAGACGCAAATATCGCTGGCTTTCTTCCACCACACAACGGGTAGGACGGATAAGGTCATAATACTTAATCAGTGTTTCTCTTTTTAATTTTCTTTTTGGCAGAGGATACACATAATCTTCATAAGCTATCCCGTCCCTGCCGTAGAGGTGTTCCATCAGATAGGCAAAATCTTTGGCTTTCAGTCGGCGGATTTTGAATCTACGGGAGATTTTGTTTTCCAGCAGTTTTTCCATCTTCGCATAACGGTTGATTTCATCATTGCTCATGGAAACAAAGTCATTCATCAGCGTGTGCCTTACCTCATTCAAAAACTCACGGAATGTCAGAAATACCGATTTTTTGATGTTCTTCAGATTGACTTCGTCCTCTGTGACCATGAGCTTGAATCCCAGAAAGAAACGGTAATCCACTTGATTGTCGCCTATCATGGATACAAGGGCTTCGGTCTGGTCGTCTATCTTTTGGATTGCTACCTCACGGAGCTTTCCAGTGACCAGCTTCTTTGACTGTTCCTGTATGCTTCGGATTGAACTTTCAGTTGCAATCTGCAACGCATGAATCTTTCCCTCACGGGACTGTGCGATAAGCTGACGGAAGCTGTCATGCACAAGGTATTTCTGTTCTGGGGATAAGAATGAATAATTGTACGGTATCAGCTCATAGTAGGCGAACACCTCATTGTCCTTATTCCAGACAAGGTTATTGTCGATATATTTAATCGGGAACATAGGTCACACTCCTTACTGCCGTGATAGTTTCCTCAAATTTCTGCTTATGCAGGTTCACGGCTTTTCCGGCATAAGTCACTTTGGGACGCAGGGCATACAGCACCATCGTCTTGATGTAACTGTATGGCTTTTTCCCGTCAAAGGTTTTCTGTGACATAAACCATGTGAGGGCAACGGGAATCCCGAAATATTTTAAAAATGCTCCCTCAATCATGGAAAGTGGCGGTACGTCTGCAAACAGAATGATGATAAATTCCGTCAGTACAAACCATGTAATCTGGGTAAAGGTCACAGGGAATGGCAGGTTTACATCATTGATGGCATACAGTACCTTTTCCACGTTCCAGATACTTGTATAACTTCGGATTTTCTTCACTTGTAAATGCTCCTTTCTTCATTTTCATAACAACAGGGACAGCCGGATTTCCCAGACTGTCCCAAGAGAAAAGCTGACAGTAGCACCAGTGGCGGTGCTGATCTGCCAGCCCTTAACGCAGTACCTCACAGATACCAGCGTTTGTTGCAATAAATGTCCCCTCTATATCGAGGTCACGCCCGTAGGCTTCATAGTCGATATAGTTCTGTAAAGAGGACGGGATTTCTCCGAGTATCTGTTCTTCATCAATCAGATAGTAGGCTAAATCGGTCATCGTTTCACAGCCGGAATACAGAATGATGTCGTCCTTATGTTCCACCAGTTCTTCCAGACTTCCATAGCAGGATACGAAACTGTCCAAGTCGTCCAGCAGGTAATCTGGTAATTCTTCCAACTGCTCATAGATACGGTTCAGTTCTTCGATGGAAGTATATTCGCTAATCTCCATGGGGAAGTTGTCCGTATCGTGGATTGCGTATTCTTCGTACTCTGCATTTAAGCCGATACGTTCTGCAATCACTTCTTCGTCCAACGGAAAAGAGAACCAGTCCCCGACCAGTTCTCCCTCATTGTACTTGCCAAGATTGGCTATATAGACTTGCATATCATCAATCATAAGCGGTTCACTTCCTTTCACTCATTGTATTCATAAAATCTGCCATGCACACATAAGAAATGTTCTGATGTTTTTTCCATATCTGAACAGTTCCGATGGTATGTAATATTGCAAAATCCGGCTTCCAGCTCTTGCAGGTTTGAAAACCATTCTCTTTGAATTGCAGGTATATCTTCGTGTGGGATTTCACTCTCTGAAATTGCAAGGCAGACATTGTTTAACAGGTCAAGGTCTGTATCTTGCAGGATTTCAAAAGGAAAATCATAATCACTGATAAGATAACGGTCACTGTCCGGCGGTAAACCAATGGATTGTTTTAATGCTTCTATGTTGCAGGGAAGTGTAAACCACGCACAGCCTGTATCTTTTTCCTGTTCATCAAGATTGATAACAAATACTTTCATTTCTGCCATAAGCAATACCACCTGTCAAAGTTTGAACATACCGTTGTTGCAGAGAGCATAACGTCCTTTTTCTTCCAGTTCATGGGCGTAGGCTTCCAGATTAAAATATTTCTTTCCTTTTTCGGAAAGGGCAGAAAATTCAATGTTATGCTCCAAGCGGTAACGGGCAACGTCCATGATGTTGTGGCACTCTGGATAAAACAGAAATTCTTCCGATTTCTGCAATAAATCCTCAACACCGCCACAGTAGGGAATCAACTCTTTATAAGCCTGCTGAACCTCTGGCGATAAATCCGTGTAAGCAAAGTACAGCTTGTTTAATCGTCTGACAGATGTTGTCCTTACAATGTCACCAGCAAAGGGAAGCTTCATATCTGTGATTTGATAATCATTGCTGTCAGCTTCCACACCGAGCAGGTCACGGAACAGCTCATAATCAATGGGTAAATCAAACCAGCGAGAGGTTTTATCCTCTGCTGATTTGGTCGTTTCAATCAATACGCTACATTCTTCCATCGTAATTCAGTCCTTTCTTCTAATTTTGAGTATGAAAAAAGCAGTCGATCATAACTGAAAGACTGCTTAACTCTAAAACAATATTAAAGCGTTTCTTCTTTTAAATTCTGACTCAAAAGGGATTTTAACTCTTTTACATCATTTTCAGACAAATCATTTTGATTAACAAGAACCATTTCATTTTTTATTGTTCTGATATATATGTAATTTCTGAAAATCCCCCAACATTTAAAGGCGTTCCAATGATTAGTCCCGTTACCGATATCAGAACTAACTGTAATACCATCGGTATCAAAACAATATTCACGTTTTCCCGAAGTCAATTTATTATCCATCTTTGAATGAACAATATTTATTACTTTTTTCTGAAATGTGTTAGCTCCGTTTATGATAATCCAGATAAAGAAAACCGAAAATAATAATCCAATAATACCATATCCAATACGACTATTCATAAAACAAAGAATCGTATATATTAACATTATGACAGCCATCACAGACGATAACCCTGTTGCAAATTTACGTTTCTTTACATTTTTATCACTGGCTAAAACGATTTCTTTTAAAATATCTTGTTCTTGCTGTCCGATTTCAATACTGTATCTAACCATAATAAGAATCTCCTTTAAACATTTTAATGATATTAGTATATTACCACAAGTTTGTGTTCAAAATGTGGGATTCTTAATTTTACGCTCCAATAATCTTATTGAATAACTGTAACAATACGTCTTTTACGCCGGACGCATTGAATACAAGACCAACGGCTACTAAGGCAACTACCAAGAATCCGATGAGTTTGGAAAACTCACGTTTGAATCCCAAGTAGATACCGATAACCACAATCGCCATAAGCACAAGGCTCTGTGCGTTGCTTAAAAACCAGTTATAAAGGTTCTGTCCAAAATTCATGCTTTCTTTTCTCCTTTCAGTTCCATCATTTTTCTGTCAGACTGTCTGCCAGCCTGTAAAATACACATGGCAATCACGCCAGCCGTTCCTCCTAATGAGAAAAACAGGAAATCAAATAATAATCGTTGCATTTTTCAATTCTCCTTTTCTAAAATCACATCTTCGGTAGATGTGGTCTGTTGTTCGATTATCTTGTAGTGCTTTTCCGTCAGCTTCGTGGATTTACGGATTTCTTTCAGATAATCAATTCCTGTTTTTGCTGTGATTGTTTCCAGCATTTTGAGTGTCGGGTCAACCTGCCGTTGAATCCAGCGTAGGGTTCTGTCCAGTGTGTAAGGTTCTGGTTTTGTCGTGAGCTTTAACGGCTCTCTGTTTTCTCCGATGAACCACGCCCAGCGGACAGATAATTTCCAGTCGCTCCGTTTTTTGTCCACCTCCTTATCCACGAAACGTATGTAACGGTTGATAATAGAAAATGCCGTCCGTTCAGCGTCATAGTAAGTCAGCAGGTCACGGACGGCATAATAAGCACGTTCATTTTTCAATCGTATTTCAAATCTGTTTTTTATCGGTGCTTCCTCAATGGGAATCCCAAGTTTGATGTACTGTTCATAACTTTTTTCATAGACACAGAAGTACACCTCACTTTTTAATGAGCCGATATACAGGGTGTAGCCCATACCAGCTTTGTCCTGTTCCTCATGCTTCACTAATTCGCCGGAAGCATAGGACTTAAAGGAACGGAACACCGATACACATTCCTCATTCCGGCATTTTTCGGTCAGTTCTGGAATATCTAACATTCCCGTATGGTCATTGATGGCAAGGTCAAGGCGTTTCATCACACCGCCGTCCACCAGAGCGTCCATAAGGAAATCATACCAGCTCCGTTCCTGTGCCAGCAGATAACTTTCAAACTGGCGACAGCCTTTTCCTTTCAGTTCCAGCAGGACACCTTTTTCTTCATCGGGGGAAGTATATACAAAAATATCTCCGATGTAGTAGTGTTCCGTGTAGCTGTAATGCCCGAAGTCCTCATGTATCATGTACTGGATATTGAGCTGTAAGATGTCCTTAATGATATGTCCAAT
The sequence above is drawn from the Dorea formicigenerans genome and encodes:
- a CDS encoding conjugal transfer protein codes for the protein MKKIRSYTSIWNVEKVLYAINDVNLPFPVTFTQITWFVLTEFIIILFADVPPLSMIEGAFLKYFGIPVALTWFMSQKTFDGKKPYSYIKTMVLYALRPKVTYAGKAVNLHKQKFEETITAVRSVTYVPD
- a CDS encoding YcxB family protein, which translates into the protein MVRYSIEIGQQEQDILKEIVLASDKNVKKRKFATGLSSVMAVIMLIYTILCFMNSRIGYGIIGLLFSVFFIWIIINGANTFQKKVINIVHSKMDNKLTSGKREYCFDTDGITVSSDIGNGTNHWNAFKCWGIFRNYIYIRTIKNEMVLVNQNDLSENDVKELKSLLSQNLKEETL
- a CDS encoding antirestriction protein ArdA, whose product is MEECSVLIETTKSAEDKTSRWFDLPIDYELFRDLLGVEADSNDYQITDMKLPFAGDIVRTTSVRRLNKLYFAYTDLSPEVQQAYKELIPYCGGVEDLLQKSEEFLFYPECHNIMDVARYRLEHNIEFSALSEKGKKYFNLEAYAHELEEKGRYALCNNGMFKL
- a CDS encoding antirestriction protein ArdA, giving the protein MIDDMQVYIANLGKYNEGELVGDWFSFPLDEEVIAERIGLNAEYEEYAIHDTDNFPMEISEYTSIEELNRIYEQLEELPDYLLDDLDSFVSCYGSLEELVEHKDDIILYSGCETMTDLAYYLIDEEQILGEIPSSLQNYIDYEAYGRDLDIEGTFIATNAGICEVLR
- a CDS encoding DUF3789 domain-containing protein; this encodes MQRLLFDFLFFSLGGTAGVIAMCILQAGRQSDRKMMELKGEKKA
- the mobT gene encoding MobT family relaxase, coding for MSQFFRKGGIALNDTEWIQDFADKRLQYGVSQTKLAVMAGISREHLSRIESGKVAVTEEMKIKLLEALEKFNPDAPLTMLFDYVRIRFPTLDIGHIIKDILQLNIQYMIHEDFGHYSYTEHYYIGDIFVYTSPDEEKGVLLELKGKGCRQFESYLLAQERSWYDFLMDALVDGGVMKRLDLAINDHTGMLDIPELTEKCRNEECVSVFRSFKSYASGELVKHEEQDKAGMGYTLYIGSLKSEVYFCVYEKSYEQYIKLGIPIEEAPIKNRFEIRLKNERAYYAVRDLLTYYDAERTAFSIINRYIRFVDKEVDKKRSDWKLSVRWAWFIGENREPLKLTTKPEPYTLDRTLRWIQRQVDPTLKMLETITAKTGIDYLKEIRKSTKLTEKHYKIIEQQTTSTEDVILEKEN
- a CDS encoding ATP-binding protein, giving the protein MFPIKYIDNNLVWNKDNEVFAYYELIPYNYSFLSPEQKYLVHDSFRQLIAQSREGKIHALQIATESSIRSIQEQSKKLVTGKLREVAIQKIDDQTEALVSMIGDNQVDYRFFLGFKLMVTEDEVNLKNIKKSVFLTFREFLNEVRHTLMNDFVSMSNDEINRYAKMEKLLENKISRRFKIRRLKAKDFAYLMEHLYGRDGIAYEDYVYPLPKRKLKRETLIKYYDLIRPTRCVVEESQRYLRLEHEDSESYVSYFTVNAIVGELDFPSSEIFYFQQQQFTFPVDTSMNVEIVGNKKALTTVRNKKKELKDLDNHAYQAGNETSSNVVEALDSVDELETDLDQSKESMYKLSYVIRVSAPDLDELKRRCDEVKDFYDDLNVKLVRPAGDMMGLHGEFLPASKRYINDYIQYVKSDFLAGLGFGATQMLGENTGIYIGYSVDTGRNVYLQPSLASQGVKGTVTNALASAFVGSLGGGKSFCNNLLVYYSVLFGGQAVILDPKSERGNWKATLPEIAEEINIVNITSDSSNQGLLDPYVIMKDVKDAESLAIDILTFLTGISSRDGEKFPVLRKAVRTVSQNQNHGLLQVIEELRKEDTAVSRNIADHIESFTDYDFAQLLFSDGSVENAISLDNQLNIIQVADLVLPDKDTTFEEYTTIELLSVSILIVISTFALDFIHSDRSIFKIVDLDEAWAFLNVAQGETLSNKLVRAGRAMNAGVYFVTQSSGDVSKESLKNNIGLKFAFRSTDTNEIKQTLEFFGLDSEDENNQKRLRDLENGQCLMQDLYGRVGVVQIHPVFVELLHAFDTRPPIKSEVDLE